One genomic window of Bradyrhizobium sp. CCGE-LA001 includes the following:
- a CDS encoding thioesterase family protein: MPETAASAPQAEPFRASIMQIEPQWIDYNGHLNMAYYNVMFDRAIDQLWLELGIGPGYMKERGGSTFTAECHVRYLREIHLGDPVQILVWLLEADDKRLHTFEEMRHASEGWLSATSENMSLHMDMTARRVAPFPPDIRERIAAVTKAHSSVARPEGIGRNVAMPSKR, from the coding sequence ATGCCGGAGACCGCCGCCTCAGCGCCCCAAGCAGAGCCGTTTCGCGCCTCGATCATGCAGATCGAGCCGCAATGGATCGACTATAACGGCCATCTCAACATGGCCTATTACAACGTGATGTTCGACCGCGCGATCGACCAGCTCTGGCTCGAGCTCGGGATCGGGCCCGGCTACATGAAGGAGCGCGGCGGCTCGACCTTCACCGCCGAATGCCATGTGCGGTACTTGCGGGAAATTCACCTCGGCGATCCCGTGCAGATCCTCGTCTGGCTGCTGGAGGCCGACGACAAGCGCCTGCACACGTTCGAGGAGATGCGTCACGCCAGCGAAGGCTGGTTGTCGGCGACGTCGGAGAACATGTCGCTGCACATGGACATGACGGCGCGGCGCGTTGCGCCGTTTCCGCCCGACATCCGCGAGCGTATCGCTGCGGTCACGAAGGCCCACAGCTCTGTGGCGCGACCGGAGGGCATCGGCCGGAACGTGGCGATGCCCTCAAAGCGGTAG
- a CDS encoding caspase family protein, whose translation MRRPVFSNMLLASGLLALTQMMTPTDAAAEARLALVIGQSAYRTVPELPNAANDAKGMTELLGNAGFTVTTVANLAQTEMRAAISDFAGKVSAAGADTVALVFYAGHGLQIDGENYLVPVDLDPKREADIPLQGVRLNDMLNTLGALPTRARIFMLDACRNNPFPALRGAGHGLAIVDTKAGAPGSFISYSTSPGAEAEDGNGVDSPYTAAVLTVAKQPNLPIEEVFKRIRVAVAQSTDGRQIPWESSSLTTDFRFFGESSSSTPSLPGASAMALAGGTRSLDDWRKELRGKPAMVAYELVITEDTVEAYQAYIELYTQDTRTPRLRTVLERRRQMLAWERATAINTRASFEAYLANWDNSDLAATARRLLLRVQNRNYGQPAAVAATPVPVAVAMAPTCPCSTPTPPATPVNPSVPPIIKKRVDDTPPKRKVVETPPKRRPPPEEVVYERAPPPGPPPAAVMQGIGIGVGIGLGMGGGRGGDHYRGDYRRY comes from the coding sequence ATGCGCCGTCCAGTCTTTTCCAATATGCTGCTTGCGTCCGGTCTTCTTGCGCTCACACAGATGATGACACCAACCGATGCTGCCGCCGAAGCGCGGCTCGCGCTGGTGATCGGCCAATCCGCCTATCGCACGGTGCCGGAACTGCCCAATGCCGCCAACGACGCCAAGGGCATGACGGAGCTGCTCGGCAATGCCGGCTTCACCGTCACCACGGTCGCCAATCTGGCACAGACCGAGATGCGCGCCGCGATCTCGGATTTCGCCGGCAAGGTCAGCGCCGCCGGCGCCGATACCGTCGCCCTGGTGTTCTATGCCGGCCATGGCCTGCAGATCGATGGCGAGAACTATCTCGTCCCCGTCGATCTCGATCCCAAGCGCGAGGCCGACATCCCGCTCCAGGGCGTGCGGCTGAACGACATGCTCAACACGCTGGGCGCGCTGCCCACGCGGGCGCGCATCTTCATGCTCGATGCCTGCCGCAACAATCCGTTCCCCGCGCTCCGCGGTGCCGGCCACGGGCTTGCGATCGTCGACACCAAGGCCGGGGCGCCCGGCTCCTTCATCTCCTATTCGACCTCGCCCGGCGCCGAAGCCGAGGACGGCAACGGCGTCGACAGCCCCTACACCGCGGCCGTGCTGACGGTCGCCAAGCAGCCCAATCTGCCGATCGAGGAAGTGTTCAAACGCATCCGCGTTGCGGTGGCGCAATCGACCGACGGCCGGCAGATTCCCTGGGAAAGCTCGTCGCTGACCACCGACTTCAGGTTCTTCGGCGAGAGCAGCAGCAGCACGCCTTCCCTTCCCGGCGCATCCGCGATGGCGCTCGCCGGCGGCACGCGCAGCCTCGATGACTGGCGCAAGGAATTGCGCGGCAAGCCTGCCATGGTCGCCTATGAGCTCGTGATCACCGAGGACACCGTGGAGGCTTATCAGGCCTATATCGAGCTCTACACCCAGGACACCCGCACGCCGCGCCTGCGCACGGTGCTCGAGCGCCGCCGCCAGATGCTGGCCTGGGAGCGCGCCACGGCAATCAACACCCGCGCCTCGTTCGAGGCCTATCTTGCGAATTGGGACAACAGCGACCTCGCCGCGACCGCGCGCAGGCTGCTGCTCCGCGTGCAGAACCGCAACTATGGCCAGCCGGCTGCCGTCGCTGCGACGCCCGTGCCAGTCGCCGTCGCGATGGCGCCGACCTGCCCGTGCTCGACGCCGACACCGCCGGCAACGCCCGTCAATCCGAGCGTGCCGCCGATCATCAAGAAGCGCGTCGACGACACGCCGCCGAAGCGCAAGGTCGTGGAGACCCCGCCCAAGCGCCGCCCGCCGCCCGAGGAGGTGGTCTACGAACGCGCGCCACCCCCCGGCCCGCCGCCCGCCGCCGTGATGCAGGGTATCGGCATCGGTGTCGGAATCGGGCTTGGCATGGGCGGCGGTCGCGGCGGCGACCATTATCGCGGCGACTACCGGCGATACTGA
- a CDS encoding TRAP transporter substrate-binding protein — MTIVPVNRRAFIRSSAAVTAGLVLSPAIIGRAEAATLKLKCSSSLPNDPKFANGRVYYDNLVKSLKANGLGEQIEVAFFPDNQLGQEIDVINSVKLGVIDLMVSGSSISANLVPLVGTFDLGFLFSSFPQQTKAFEAGAAKPIEDALLKGGNIRIIAWAYNFGSRSVLAKKPVKTPEDLAGLKIRTLPNPVITECLRLMGAAATPLAFGEIYTALQAGVLDGLEHDPPTILASKFFETAKFYALTQHNFSPLAIYFSDMTYNRMDPKLREGFLDSAKKAAADTRAHGLAVEKEALAALTEKGVTVAECDREAFKKRVAPQTENFIKTRPDSKAVIDIVRATQA, encoded by the coding sequence ATGACCATTGTGCCCGTGAACCGCCGCGCGTTCATCAGGTCATCCGCGGCGGTCACCGCCGGTCTCGTGCTTTCCCCCGCCATCATCGGCCGCGCCGAAGCCGCGACCTTGAAGCTGAAATGCTCCTCCTCGCTGCCGAACGATCCCAAATTCGCCAACGGCCGCGTCTATTATGACAATCTCGTCAAGAGCCTGAAGGCGAACGGGCTCGGTGAGCAGATCGAGGTCGCGTTCTTCCCCGACAACCAGCTCGGGCAGGAGATCGACGTCATCAACTCGGTGAAGCTCGGCGTCATCGACCTCATGGTATCGGGCTCGTCGATCTCGGCCAATCTGGTGCCGCTCGTCGGCACCTTCGATCTCGGCTTCCTGTTCTCGAGCTTCCCGCAGCAGACCAAGGCCTTCGAGGCTGGCGCCGCCAAGCCGATTGAGGACGCGCTGCTCAAGGGCGGCAATATCCGCATCATCGCCTGGGCCTACAATTTCGGCTCGCGTAGCGTGCTGGCGAAGAAGCCGGTGAAGACGCCGGAGGATCTCGCCGGCCTCAAGATCAGGACGCTGCCCAATCCCGTCATCACGGAATGCCTGCGGCTGATGGGCGCCGCCGCGACGCCGCTGGCGTTCGGCGAGATCTACACCGCCTTGCAGGCCGGCGTGCTCGACGGCCTCGAGCACGATCCGCCGACGATCCTCGCCAGCAAATTCTTCGAAACCGCAAAATTTTACGCGCTGACGCAGCACAATTTCTCGCCGCTCGCGATCTATTTCAGCGACATGACCTACAACCGCATGGATCCCAAGCTGCGCGAGGGCTTCCTCGATTCCGCCAAGAAGGCCGCAGCCGACACCCGTGCTCATGGGCTTGCGGTCGAGAAGGAGGCGCTGGCGGCCTTGACCGAGAAGGGCGTGACGGTGGCCGAATGCGATCGCGAGGCGTTCAAGAAGCGCGTCGCGCCGCAAACCGAGAACTTCATCAAGACGCGGCCTGACTCCAAGGCCGTCATCGACATCGTCCGCGCGACGCAAGCCTGA
- a CDS encoding FAD-binding oxidoreductase, with the protein MGTTITNNPPRPEPKALASALEQLAARFGNRLVTSQAVREQHGHTTTWIVNQPPDGVVMAQETADIQDVVRICAKNRVPVIPFGTGTSLEGQVNAPAGGISIDLRDMNKVLAVHAEDLDCVIQPGVTRKALNEHLRDQGLFFPIDPGADASLGGMASTRASGTNAVRYGTMRDSVLALKVVRGDGEIITTGTRAKKSSAGYDLTHLFVGAEGTLGIISELTIRLRGIPETIAAGAVSFETVHGACQAVILAIQTGIPVARIELLNAAQVQACNAYSKLTLPETPLLLMEFHGSEIEVAEQSKAFGEIAKECGGGDFSWTTKPEDRTKLWQARHDAYWSVKALRPGDSIGVVATDVCVPISRLADCVSETEEDLKRLNLLSPIVGHVGDGNFHCSLVCDVNDADEMARGEEFMHCLVERAQAMDGTCTGEHGIGQGKQKYLEAELGPEALDAMRALKKALDPLNIFNPGKIVPAA; encoded by the coding sequence GTGGGCACCACCATCACCAATAATCCGCCGCGGCCGGAGCCGAAAGCCCTCGCAAGCGCGCTGGAGCAGCTTGCCGCACGGTTCGGCAACCGCCTCGTCACCTCGCAGGCCGTCCGCGAGCAGCACGGCCATACCACGACATGGATCGTCAACCAGCCGCCCGACGGCGTGGTGATGGCGCAGGAGACCGCCGACATCCAGGACGTGGTGCGTATATGCGCGAAGAACCGCGTGCCCGTCATTCCTTTCGGCACCGGCACCTCGCTCGAAGGCCAGGTCAACGCTCCGGCCGGCGGCATCTCCATCGACCTGCGCGATATGAACAAGGTGCTCGCGGTGCATGCCGAGGATCTCGACTGCGTGATCCAGCCCGGCGTCACCCGCAAGGCGCTCAACGAGCATCTGCGCGACCAGGGCCTGTTCTTCCCGATCGATCCCGGCGCGGATGCCTCGCTCGGCGGCATGGCCTCGACCCGTGCTTCCGGCACCAATGCGGTGCGCTACGGCACCATGCGCGATAGCGTGCTGGCGCTGAAGGTGGTGCGCGGCGACGGCGAGATCATCACCACGGGCACGCGCGCCAAGAAATCATCCGCCGGCTATGACCTCACCCATCTGTTCGTCGGCGCCGAGGGCACCCTCGGCATCATCTCCGAATTGACCATCCGCCTGCGCGGCATCCCCGAGACGATCGCGGCCGGCGCGGTGTCGTTCGAGACCGTGCACGGCGCCTGCCAGGCCGTGATCCTGGCGATCCAGACCGGCATTCCCGTGGCGCGCATCGAGCTGCTCAACGCCGCGCAGGTGCAGGCCTGCAATGCCTACTCCAAGCTGACGCTGCCGGAGACGCCGCTCTTGCTGATGGAATTCCACGGCAGCGAGATCGAAGTCGCCGAGCAGTCCAAGGCCTTCGGCGAGATCGCGAAGGAATGTGGCGGCGGGGATTTCTCCTGGACCACCAAGCCCGAGGACCGCACCAAGCTGTGGCAGGCGCGGCACGACGCCTATTGGTCGGTGAAGGCGCTGCGCCCCGGTGACAGCATCGGCGTGGTCGCAACCGACGTCTGCGTGCCGATCTCGCGGCTCGCCGATTGCGTCAGCGAGACCGAGGAAGATCTCAAGCGCCTCAATCTGCTGTCGCCGATCGTCGGCCATGTCGGCGACGGCAATTTCCATTGCTCGCTGGTCTGCGACGTCAACGACGCCGACGAGATGGCGCGCGGCGAGGAGTTCATGCATTGCCTGGTCGAGCGCGCGCAGGCGATGGACGGCACTTGCACCGGCGAGCACGGCATCGGCCAGGGCAAGCAGAAATATCTCGAGGCCGAGCTCGGCCCTGAGGCGCTGGATGCGATGCGGGCGCTGAAGAAGGCGCTCGATCCGCTCAACATCTTTAACCCCGGCAAGATCGTGCCGGCGGCGTAG
- a CDS encoding ATP-dependent helicase: MIRMTEPSKITAVPDHQPAAGGIAARARASVGPKYLSGLNPEQREAVETLDGPVLVLAGAGTGKTRVLTTRIAHILSQGGARPAEILSVTFTNKAAREMKHRLGQMLGHAVEGMPWLGTFHSIGGRILRFHAELAQLKSNFTVLDVDDQVRLLKQLLQAENIDDKRWPARMLAGLIDGWKNRGLMPSQVPSGEAAIFANGKGGKLYASYQERLKILNAADFGDLLLENIRIFREHPDILRQYQQRFKYILVDEYQDTNVAQYLWLRLLSQAPSSGSSLPGLTRQSSASSEDGSPGLDASRRPGDDQDNALPIPGAEKVHVKNICCVGDDDQSIYGWRGAEVDNILRFEHDFPGAKVIRLERNYRSTGHILAAASHLIAHNEGRLGKTLRTEDHDGEKVTVTGSWDSEEEARGIGEEIEQLQRQGEKLNEIAILVRASYQMREFEDRFVTLGLPYRVIGGPRFYERAEIRDALAYLRVINSPADDLAFERIVNTPKRGLGDATVQMLHDHARKRRIPLFEAARAVVETDELKPKARGSLRDLITQFDRWRAQREVTAHTDLAQIVLDESGYTEMWQKDRSADAAGRLENLKELVRSMEEFENLQGFLEHISLVMDREGGAEDDAVSLMTLHSAKGLEFDNVFLPGWEEGLFPSQRTLDEQGRAGLEEERRLGHVGLTRARRRAKIYFATNRRIHGTWSTTIPSRFLDELPAANVEITESKGGSGWGGSGGYGASRFDDMEAFGSSYSTPGWQRAQANRNRGGGRSGGFEEDTAPFSSSASPDFGSFSSRRRGPLTIEGELVAKSTGTTSEFALDDRVFHQKFGYGRVTKIDGNKLTIAFDKAGEKKVVDSFVQRA; encoded by the coding sequence ATGATTCGCATGACCGAGCCGAGCAAGATCACAGCCGTCCCCGACCACCAGCCCGCAGCCGGCGGCATCGCCGCGCGTGCGCGCGCCTCCGTGGGCCCGAAATACCTCTCGGGACTCAATCCGGAGCAGCGCGAGGCGGTGGAGACGCTGGATGGGCCGGTCCTGGTGCTGGCCGGCGCCGGTACCGGCAAGACCCGCGTCCTGACCACGCGCATCGCCCACATCCTGAGCCAGGGCGGCGCCCGCCCGGCCGAAATTCTGTCGGTGACCTTCACCAACAAGGCCGCGCGCGAGATGAAGCACCGGCTCGGCCAGATGCTCGGCCATGCGGTGGAGGGCATGCCGTGGCTCGGCACCTTCCATTCCATCGGCGGACGCATCCTGCGTTTTCATGCCGAGCTGGCACAGCTCAAGTCGAACTTCACCGTGCTCGACGTCGACGACCAGGTGCGGCTCTTGAAGCAGCTGCTCCAGGCCGAGAACATCGACGACAAGCGCTGGCCGGCGCGCATGCTGGCCGGCCTGATCGACGGCTGGAAGAATCGCGGCCTGATGCCCTCGCAGGTGCCCTCCGGCGAAGCCGCGATCTTCGCCAACGGCAAGGGCGGCAAGCTCTATGCGAGCTACCAGGAGCGGCTGAAGATTTTGAACGCCGCCGATTTCGGCGATCTGCTGCTGGAGAACATCCGCATCTTCCGCGAGCACCCGGATATCCTGCGGCAGTACCAGCAGCGCTTCAAATATATCCTGGTCGACGAATATCAGGACACCAACGTCGCGCAGTATCTGTGGCTGCGGCTGCTTTCGCAGGCGCCGTCTTCCGGCTCGTCATTGCCCGGCTTGACCCGGCAATCCAGCGCTTCTTCAGAAGATGGATCACCGGGTCTCGACGCTTCGCGTCGGCCCGGTGACGACCAAGACAATGCATTGCCCATTCCGGGCGCTGAAAAAGTCCACGTCAAAAACATCTGCTGCGTCGGCGACGACGACCAGTCGATCTACGGCTGGCGCGGCGCCGAGGTCGACAACATCCTGCGCTTCGAGCACGATTTCCCTGGCGCGAAAGTCATCCGCCTCGAGCGCAATTATCGCTCGACCGGCCACATCCTCGCCGCCGCCTCGCATCTGATCGCCCACAACGAAGGCCGGCTCGGCAAGACGCTGCGCACCGAGGATCACGATGGCGAGAAGGTCACTGTGACGGGCTCGTGGGATTCCGAAGAGGAAGCCCGCGGCATCGGAGAGGAGATCGAACAGCTGCAGCGCCAGGGCGAGAAGCTCAACGAGATCGCCATCCTCGTCCGCGCCTCCTACCAGATGCGCGAGTTCGAAGACCGTTTCGTCACGCTCGGCCTGCCCTACCGCGTCATCGGCGGTCCGCGCTTCTACGAGCGTGCCGAGATCCGGGACGCGCTGGCTTATCTGCGCGTCATCAATTCGCCGGCCGACGACCTCGCCTTCGAGCGCATCGTCAATACGCCGAAGCGCGGCCTTGGTGACGCCACCGTGCAGATGCTGCACGATCACGCCCGCAAGCGCCGCATCCCCCTGTTCGAGGCAGCGCGCGCCGTGGTCGAGACCGACGAGCTGAAGCCGAAGGCGCGCGGTTCCTTGCGCGATCTCATCACCCAGTTCGACCGCTGGCGCGCCCAGCGCGAGGTCACCGCGCATACGGACCTCGCCCAGATCGTGCTCGACGAGAGCGGCTATACCGAGATGTGGCAGAAGGACCGTTCGGCGGATGCTGCGGGCCGGCTGGAGAACCTGAAAGAGCTCGTGCGCTCGATGGAGGAGTTCGAGAATCTGCAAGGGTTCCTCGAGCACATCTCATTGGTGATGGACCGCGAGGGCGGGGCCGAGGACGATGCGGTGTCGCTGATGACGCTACATTCGGCCAAGGGCCTGGAATTCGACAACGTGTTCCTGCCCGGCTGGGAAGAAGGCTTGTTCCCGAGCCAGCGCACGCTGGACGAACAGGGCCGCGCCGGGCTGGAAGAAGAGCGCCGGCTCGGCCATGTCGGCCTGACCCGCGCCCGCCGCCGCGCGAAAATCTACTTCGCGACCAACCGGCGGATCCATGGCACCTGGTCGACCACGATCCCGTCGCGCTTCCTCGACGAATTGCCGGCGGCCAATGTCGAGATCACGGAATCCAAGGGCGGCTCCGGCTGGGGCGGCAGCGGCGGCTACGGCGCCTCGCGCTTCGACGACATGGAGGCGTTCGGCTCCAGCTATTCGACGCCGGGCTGGCAGCGGGCGCAGGCCAACCGCAACCGGGGCGGCGGCAGAAGCGGCGGGTTCGAGGAAGATACCGCCCCGTTTTCGTCGTCGGCCTCGCCCGATTTCGGAAGCTTCTCCTCGCGCCGCCGCGGGCCCCTGACGATCGAAGGCGAACTGGTCGCCAAGTCCACGGGCACGACCTCGGAATTTGCGCTGGACGACCGCGTCTTCCACCAGAAATTCGGCTATGGCCGCGTCACCAAGATCGACGGCAACAAGCTCACCATCGCCTTCGACAAGGCCGGCGAGAAGAAGGTCGTAGACAGCTTCGTGCAGCGGGCGTGA
- a CDS encoding DUF1328 domain-containing protein, translated as MLGWVVTFLVIALIAGILGFGGIAGASIEIAKIIFFIAVVLFLVSAVVGLARGRNRI; from the coding sequence ATGCTAGGCTGGGTTGTGACGTTTCTCGTTATCGCACTGATCGCCGGTATCCTTGGCTTTGGCGGCATCGCCGGCGCTTCGATCGAAATCGCCAAGATCATCTTCTTCATCGCGGTCGTTCTGTTCCTGGTCTCGGCCGTGGTCGGCCTGGCCCGCGGCCGCAACAGAATATAG